Proteins encoded within one genomic window of Bradyrhizobium sp. 186:
- a CDS encoding universal stress protein: MPIKDVFLPLVGQPRGPALAAIEKCVAVAADLGARITALALEEDIFVRPKVIFPGDPASAEPGAVREVGDMQHLLDAFTNAASRTGIRAQSRSGKVPADQIASTLAEYGRFSDLSLIPVKPHDSRTENIIETFLFESGRPLLLCPEQHVDELRPEFENVVIAWDHSARAARAVGDALPVLQAAASVRVITVADDKTDAIMQSGTNLVDHLREHGVYASFETVKGSGSSIGKVLGSWADSHSIDAIVMGAYHHSRLNEVVWGGVTKTVIGQPPCWVMMSH; the protein is encoded by the coding sequence ATGCCCATCAAGGACGTCTTTCTGCCGCTTGTCGGCCAGCCGCGCGGGCCGGCGCTTGCTGCGATCGAGAAATGCGTGGCCGTCGCCGCCGATCTCGGCGCGAGGATCACCGCGCTTGCGCTGGAGGAAGATATTTTCGTGCGGCCGAAGGTGATATTCCCCGGTGATCCGGCTTCCGCCGAGCCCGGCGCTGTGCGCGAGGTGGGCGACATGCAGCATCTCCTGGATGCGTTCACCAACGCGGCCTCCCGCACGGGCATTCGCGCTCAAAGCCGATCGGGCAAGGTGCCGGCGGACCAGATCGCATCGACCCTGGCCGAGTATGGGCGCTTCAGCGATCTCAGCCTTATCCCCGTGAAGCCGCACGACAGTCGAACAGAGAACATCATCGAGACGTTCCTGTTCGAATCCGGCCGCCCGCTGCTGCTCTGTCCGGAGCAGCATGTGGACGAACTCCGGCCCGAATTCGAGAACGTCGTGATCGCCTGGGATCATTCGGCACGTGCCGCGCGCGCGGTAGGCGACGCGTTGCCGGTCCTCCAGGCTGCCGCATCGGTGCGGGTGATCACGGTGGCGGACGACAAGACCGATGCGATCATGCAATCTGGAACGAATCTCGTCGATCATCTGAGGGAACACGGAGTCTACGCATCCTTCGAAACGGTGAAGGGCAGCGGCAGCTCGATCGGCAAGGTGCTCGGGAGCTGGGCGGACTCGCACTCTATCGACGCCATCGTGATGGGGGCCTACCACCATTCGCGCCTGAACGAGGTCGTGTGGGGCGGCGTGACCAAGACCGTCATCGGCCAGCCACCATGCTGGGTGATGATGTCGCACTAG
- a CDS encoding RidA family protein yields MTTPKGPQLAVLPTAAEDDTRSGAQVLQPSGWPLPKGYANGIAAEGRIVVTGGVIGWDAEERLAEGFVAQVRQALSNIAAILAEAGARPEHLVRLTWYVVDMDEYLANLKELGKVYRTIFGAHYPAMALVQVVRLVEKAARVEIEATAVIPR; encoded by the coding sequence GTGACGACGCCGAAAGGTCCGCAGCTTGCGGTGCTGCCGACCGCAGCCGAGGACGACACCCGGTCAGGGGCGCAGGTCCTCCAGCCCTCTGGCTGGCCGCTGCCGAAGGGCTACGCCAACGGCATCGCCGCGGAGGGGCGCATCGTCGTCACCGGCGGGGTGATCGGCTGGGATGCCGAGGAGCGTCTGGCAGAGGGTTTTGTCGCGCAGGTACGCCAGGCCCTGAGCAACATCGCCGCGATTCTGGCCGAGGCCGGTGCCCGGCCCGAGCACTTGGTGCGACTGACTTGGTACGTCGTCGACATGGACGAATACCTGGCGAACCTGAAGGAACTCGGCAAGGTCTATCGAACGATCTTCGGCGCGCACTATCCTGCGATGGCGCTGGTTCAGGTCGTCCGCCTCGTCGAGAAGGCGGCGCGCGTCGAAATCGAGGCCACCGCCGTCATTCCCCGCTGA
- a CDS encoding bifunctional aminoglycoside phosphotransferase/ATP-binding protein, whose protein sequence is MTEDSATQERIFAALTDPAEHPGVRRIETHAASVFLDGERALKIKRAVRFPFLDYSTLEKRKAACEEEIRINQPLAPQIYHRVVAITEEPDGSIRVDGRGRPIEYAVDMSRFDENRTLDHLAKAGPLDADLASAVARAIAASHAAATRAERETWASSIPALIDGNSNGLRNGNHLKTAEIEQLGNASHEAFLHIRPLLEERGGQGFVRRCHGDLHLANIVVIDEQPVLFDAIEFDARIATVDVLYDLAFTLMDLLRHDQPLAANTVLNQYLTATPLENLDALGALPLFMSVRAAIRAQVALARLKPPHSDDPGILDETRRYFDLARALIHPSSPRLIAVGGLSGTGKTVLARALAPAVTPAPGAVVLRSDIVRKQMFGVKDTDRLPTSAYQPEVTQRVYETLAQHARRVLTQGHSAIVDGIFARDFERDAFSALARECNVPLSGLFLVADLTTRQARIGSRQRDASDATQELAALQEHYSIGHVGWATIDASGTPERTLQNCRDAIAEGK, encoded by the coding sequence ATGACAGAGGATTCCGCGACCCAGGAACGGATCTTTGCGGCGCTCACCGACCCCGCCGAGCACCCCGGCGTGAGGCGGATCGAGACGCACGCAGCTTCAGTCTTTCTCGACGGGGAGCGTGCGCTGAAGATCAAGCGGGCGGTCCGGTTTCCATTCCTCGACTATTCGACCCTCGAGAAACGCAAGGCGGCCTGCGAGGAGGAGATCAGGATCAACCAGCCCCTGGCGCCCCAGATCTATCATCGCGTCGTGGCGATCACCGAGGAGCCGGATGGATCCATAAGGGTCGACGGCCGTGGCCGGCCGATCGAGTATGCGGTCGACATGTCCCGCTTCGACGAAAACCGGACGCTGGATCATCTGGCGAAAGCAGGCCCGCTGGATGCGGACCTTGCCTCGGCCGTTGCGCGCGCGATCGCAGCCTCGCATGCAGCGGCAACCCGTGCCGAGAGGGAGACATGGGCTTCCTCCATCCCAGCCCTGATCGATGGCAACAGCAATGGCTTGCGGAACGGCAACCATTTGAAGACGGCTGAGATCGAGCAGCTCGGCAATGCCTCGCACGAGGCGTTTCTGCACATCCGTCCCTTGCTCGAAGAGCGCGGCGGTCAAGGCTTCGTGCGACGCTGCCATGGCGATCTGCATCTTGCGAACATTGTGGTGATTGACGAGCAGCCCGTGCTGTTCGACGCCATCGAGTTCGATGCGCGTATTGCAACTGTCGACGTGCTCTACGATCTTGCGTTCACGCTCATGGACCTGCTGCGCCACGACCAGCCGCTGGCGGCCAACACCGTCCTGAATCAATATCTCACTGCGACGCCGCTCGAAAACCTCGACGCGCTCGGCGCCCTGCCGCTGTTCATGTCCGTTCGCGCGGCGATCCGCGCCCAGGTGGCACTGGCACGCCTGAAGCCGCCGCATTCCGACGATCCCGGTATTCTTGACGAGACACGCCGCTATTTTGACCTTGCCAGGGCGCTAATCCATCCGTCCTCCCCTCGCCTGATTGCCGTCGGCGGGCTGTCAGGCACCGGCAAGACGGTTTTGGCTCGTGCACTCGCGCCCGCCGTGACGCCGGCACCCGGGGCTGTCGTGCTGCGCAGCGACATCGTCCGCAAGCAGATGTTCGGGGTCAAGGACACCGACCGGCTGCCAACATCCGCATATCAACCCGAAGTGACGCAGCGCGTTTACGAGACGTTGGCCCAACACGCCCGGCGCGTGTTGACCCAGGGACATTCGGCGATTGTCGATGGCATATTCGCCCGCGATTTCGAACGAGACGCGTTCTCGGCACTGGCCCGTGAGTGCAACGTGCCTCTGAGCGGCCTCTTCCTGGTTGCGGACCTGACGACGCGGCAGGCGCGAATCGGAAGCCGTCAACGGGACGCATCCGACGCCACGCAAGAGCTTGCCGCGCTGCAAGAGCACTATAGTATCGGTCATGTCGGTTGGGCGACCATCGATGCATCCGGGACACCCGAGCGGACGCTCCAGAACTGCCGGGACGCGATCGCTGAAGGCAAATAA
- a CDS encoding phage holin family protein — translation MNTENVVKHLRALWRTDRIIADIRLRHLLVGLGLRAFAALIAAFGLLMLELSAYFALVQIWSAIAAAAILGAVNFAVAGILFVVAGRAPPGRDIELANEIHGTSVEALQLEARALQAQVTGAVHHPLSTIVPVLVPLITIIVKSLRKTAKESAAAAAPEARS, via the coding sequence GTGAATACGGAAAATGTCGTCAAACATCTGCGCGCACTGTGGCGCACGGACAGGATCATCGCGGACATCCGGCTGCGCCATTTGCTAGTCGGGCTGGGCCTGCGCGCTTTCGCGGCGCTGATCGCCGCATTCGGACTTCTGATGCTGGAGCTGTCGGCTTATTTCGCCCTGGTCCAGATCTGGAGTGCAATCGCCGCGGCCGCCATCCTCGGTGCCGTCAATTTCGCCGTCGCAGGGATTCTCTTCGTCGTCGCAGGGCGTGCCCCGCCAGGCCGCGACATCGAGCTCGCCAATGAAATTCACGGCACATCCGTCGAAGCCCTGCAACTGGAGGCGCGAGCGCTCCAGGCGCAGGTGACCGGCGCGGTTCATCATCCGCTGAGCACGATCGTGCCGGTGCTGGTGCCGCTGATCACAATCATCGTCAAGAGCTTGCGAAAGACCGCCAAGGAGTCCGCCGCGGCGGCAGCGCCTGAAGCGCGCTCGTAA
- a CDS encoding CHAD domain-containing protein, translated as MSRPTTISTATARARPAARGNALPGRLSPGMACDTAFRIIARRHLDAVLAQHDGTCRGDPDALHQIRIALTHLRTAIRFFSPIVDDARRPEVWAELKWLNSQLGMVRDLDVAIERVVAESGDELAVIAELQHWDEKRAESHRLLARALQSARYRRLVEQTSAWIKSGPWSTRRSKEAIRLRRCSLADHATAQLTEWEKTLLKKARKLRKLDVEKRHKLRLLNKRMTYSIESLEDLFADKSLTKQKSILKQLRKAQRSLGQLNDDARGQILAASLNGAGPEAGIRFLDRKREKRLLRTAMAAYQKLDKAKPFRSSDLAPSLETED; from the coding sequence ATGTCGCGACCCACCACGATCTCGACGGCGACCGCTCGCGCCAGACCTGCGGCGAGAGGCAATGCCCTGCCCGGACGCCTGAGCCCCGGCATGGCTTGTGACACCGCCTTCCGGATCATCGCGCGCCGCCATCTCGATGCCGTCCTTGCCCAACATGACGGCACCTGTCGCGGCGATCCGGACGCGCTGCATCAGATCCGGATTGCACTGACCCATCTGCGCACCGCCATCCGTTTCTTTTCGCCCATCGTGGACGACGCGCGGCGCCCTGAGGTCTGGGCCGAGCTGAAATGGTTGAACAGCCAGCTCGGCATGGTACGGGACCTCGACGTGGCGATTGAACGCGTTGTAGCCGAGAGCGGCGACGAGCTCGCCGTGATTGCCGAGCTTCAGCACTGGGACGAGAAGCGCGCCGAAAGCCACCGCCTGCTGGCGCGCGCGCTGCAATCGGCGCGATATCGGCGCCTGGTTGAGCAGACCTCGGCCTGGATCAAGAGCGGCCCCTGGTCGACCAGGCGCAGCAAGGAGGCCATCCGGCTGCGCCGCTGCTCGCTCGCCGACCATGCGACGGCGCAACTCACGGAATGGGAAAAGACGCTGCTCAAGAAGGCGCGGAAACTCCGCAAGCTCGACGTCGAGAAACGGCACAAGCTTCGGCTCCTTAACAAGCGAATGACCTATTCGATCGAGTCGCTGGAAGATCTGTTCGCCGACAAGTCGCTGACGAAGCAGAAATCCATCCTCAAGCAATTGCGCAAGGCGCAACGGTCCCTCGGACAACTGAATGACGATGCGCGAGGACAAATTCTGGCAGCGTCATTAAATGGGGCCGGCCCGGAGGCAGGCATTCGCTTCCTCGACCGCAAACGCGAAAAGCGGCTGTTGCGAACCGCCATGGCCGCCTACCAGAAACTGGACAAAGCCAAGCCTTTCCGCTCCTCGGACCTCGCGCCAAGTCTGGAAACTGAGGACTAG
- a CDS encoding bifunctional acetate--CoA ligase family protein/GNAT family N-acetyltransferase has protein sequence MSTYRLKNLLSPRSVALVGASPRRGSVGRAVLENIRNAEFKGAFGLVNARHPEIGGVAAVSSLDKLPFVPELVVITAPAAAVPGIIDQAGRRGSAGALIVSAGLGHGPGSLHEAAIAASRKYGMRLIGPNCLGLMMPGVSLNASFAAHMPGAGNLALISQSGAIAAGMVDWAAQRGVGFSGIVSIGDQIDVDIADLLDYFAMDHKTRAILLYIEAIKDARKFMSAARAAARVKPVVVVKSGRMAQGAKAAATHTGALAGADAVYDAAFRRAGVLRVSDLRELFDCAETLGRVESPAGKRLAILTNGGGIGVLAVDRLVELDGIPATISADTRKNLDAVLPPTWSGANPVDIVGDADASRYVVALEVLLADPDNDAVLVLNVQTAIASAADIATMVTERVKAYRQKHRSWAKPVLASWIGADQNIIETLSGAGIPNYPTEDDAVRGFMYLVRHREVVEELSQVPPAMPDTFVPDAQAARQIVANAIADGRKWLEPVEIKRLLEAYDIAMVSTCAAADVEQAVVHANEMFAQSATVVLKIMSRDIVHKSDVGGVVLNLTTPDAVRAAASDILARAKKLRPEARIAGVIVQAMVVKAKARELIVGLADDPTFGTVVVFGRGGTAVEIINDKALALPPLDLQLARDLIDRTRVSRLLRAYRDVPAVKQDAVAMVLVKLAQMAADIPEIHEFDINPLLADETGVTAVDARVAVAPPQRKFAGSGPANFAVRAYPSQWERHLGLKDGWRIFVRPLRPEDEPTIHEFLRHVTPHDLRLRFFAPMKEFTHEFIARLTQLDYARAMAFIAFDEATNEMVGVVRLHSDSIYESGEYAILLRSDLKGRGLGWALMQLIIDYAKSEGLKTISGDVLQENIVMLAMCRQLGFEVKPDPAEPDICDVRLKL, from the coding sequence ATGTCGACTTACCGCCTGAAAAACCTGCTGTCGCCTAGGTCGGTTGCCCTCGTCGGAGCGAGCCCTCGTCGGGGGTCAGTAGGACGCGCCGTTCTCGAGAACATTCGCAACGCCGAATTCAAGGGAGCATTCGGCTTGGTGAATGCACGCCATCCCGAGATCGGGGGCGTTGCTGCGGTGAGCAGCCTCGACAAGCTGCCATTCGTGCCCGAGCTCGTCGTCATCACCGCGCCGGCCGCCGCGGTTCCCGGGATCATCGACCAGGCCGGGCGTCGCGGCTCCGCAGGGGCCCTGATCGTCTCGGCCGGGCTCGGTCACGGACCGGGATCCCTGCACGAAGCCGCCATCGCTGCCTCCCGGAAATACGGCATGCGGCTGATCGGCCCGAACTGCCTCGGCCTCATGATGCCCGGCGTCAGCCTCAACGCGAGTTTCGCCGCGCATATGCCCGGAGCGGGAAATCTCGCACTGATCTCGCAGTCCGGCGCGATCGCGGCCGGCATGGTAGATTGGGCCGCGCAGCGCGGCGTCGGATTCTCCGGCATCGTGTCGATCGGTGATCAGATCGACGTCGATATCGCCGACCTGCTCGACTATTTCGCGATGGATCACAAGACCCGCGCGATCCTGCTTTATATCGAGGCCATCAAGGACGCGCGGAAGTTCATGTCGGCAGCGCGCGCCGCGGCACGCGTGAAGCCTGTCGTCGTGGTGAAGTCCGGCCGCATGGCGCAGGGCGCGAAGGCCGCTGCCACGCATACGGGTGCTCTCGCTGGCGCGGATGCCGTCTATGACGCGGCGTTCCGCCGCGCCGGTGTCCTGCGGGTCTCCGATCTCCGAGAGCTGTTCGATTGTGCCGAGACCCTTGGTCGCGTCGAATCGCCGGCGGGAAAGCGTCTTGCGATCCTGACCAATGGGGGCGGCATCGGCGTCCTCGCCGTCGATCGTTTGGTCGAGCTCGACGGAATTCCCGCAACCATTTCGGCGGACACGCGTAAAAATCTTGACGCTGTGCTGCCGCCGACCTGGTCCGGCGCAAATCCCGTCGACATCGTTGGCGACGCCGATGCGTCGCGCTACGTCGTGGCGCTTGAGGTGCTGCTCGCCGATCCCGACAACGACGCAGTCCTGGTCCTCAATGTGCAGACCGCGATCGCCTCGGCCGCCGATATCGCAACGATGGTAACCGAACGCGTCAAGGCGTATCGCCAGAAGCACCGCAGTTGGGCCAAGCCCGTGCTCGCCTCCTGGATCGGAGCCGACCAGAACATCATCGAAACGTTGTCCGGCGCCGGTATCCCGAACTATCCGACCGAAGACGACGCGGTGCGCGGCTTCATGTACCTCGTGAGGCACCGCGAAGTCGTGGAGGAGCTGAGCCAGGTTCCTCCGGCGATGCCCGATACGTTCGTGCCTGACGCCCAGGCTGCCAGGCAGATTGTTGCGAATGCGATCGCCGACGGCCGGAAGTGGCTCGAACCCGTCGAGATCAAGCGCCTGCTGGAGGCCTATGACATCGCGATGGTATCGACCTGTGCGGCGGCTGATGTCGAGCAGGCGGTGGTCCATGCAAACGAGATGTTTGCGCAAAGCGCGACTGTTGTGCTCAAGATCATGTCGCGCGACATCGTCCACAAGTCCGATGTCGGCGGCGTCGTTCTCAACCTGACCACGCCGGATGCCGTGCGCGCGGCCGCTAGCGACATTCTCGCGCGGGCGAAGAAGCTGCGCCCAGAAGCCCGCATCGCCGGCGTCATCGTGCAGGCGATGGTCGTCAAGGCGAAGGCGCGCGAGCTGATCGTCGGTCTCGCCGACGATCCGACCTTCGGTACCGTCGTCGTGTTCGGCCGGGGCGGGACGGCGGTGGAAATTATCAACGACAAGGCGTTGGCGCTGCCGCCGCTCGACCTGCAACTGGCCCGTGACCTGATCGACCGCACGCGGGTCTCGCGGTTGCTGCGTGCCTACCGGGACGTGCCCGCGGTCAAGCAGGACGCCGTCGCCATGGTGCTGGTCAAGCTCGCTCAGATGGCGGCCGATATTCCGGAAATCCACGAATTCGATATCAATCCGCTGCTCGCGGACGAAACCGGCGTGACGGCGGTCGATGCGCGGGTCGCGGTGGCGCCGCCGCAACGGAAATTCGCGGGCTCCGGCCCCGCCAATTTCGCCGTTCGCGCCTATCCATCACAATGGGAGCGCCACCTCGGGCTTAAGGACGGCTGGCGCATTTTCGTGCGGCCCCTGCGCCCGGAGGATGAGCCGACCATCCACGAATTCCTGCGTCACGTGACGCCCCACGACCTCCGCCTGCGCTTCTTCGCCCCGATGAAGGAGTTCACCCATGAGTTCATCGCACGCCTGACCCAGCTCGACTATGCGCGCGCGATGGCCTTCATCGCGTTCGATGAGGCCACCAACGAGATGGTGGGCGTGGTCCGGCTCCACTCGGACTCGATCTACGAGAGCGGCGAATACGCGATTTTGTTGCGGTCCGACCTCAAGGGCAGGGGACTCGGATGGGCGCTGATGCAGCTGATCATCGACTATGCGAAGTCGGAGGGGCTGAAGACCATATCGGGCGATGTGCTCCAGGAGAACATCGTGATGCTCGCCATGTGCCGGCAACTCGGCTTCGAGGTGAAGCCGGATCCGGCCGAGCCTGATATCTGTGACGTCAGGCTGAAACTCTGA
- a CDS encoding benzoate-CoA ligase family protein, with translation MANAAKVQVSGSYDANAATAHVDTFARQHLPPRELWPEFIFTRPELHYPPRLNCVSYFLDRWVELGHGDAPCVISPAVSYTYRELQDLVNRIANVLVGKLGLVTGGRVLLRSANNPMMVATYLAVIKAGGIVVATMPLLRAKELSYPIQKAEITLALCDGKLAEEMEKTKAVATSLKRVVYWGNGAADSLEALIADASPEFRAVDTASDDICLIAFTSGTTGDPKGTMHFHRDMLAVCDGYARNILRAEQKDRFVGSAPLAFTFGFGGVLFPMHIGASFVVLEKTTPDDILTAIEQYRTTVCFTAPTAYRAMIGKLPGRDISSLRKCVSAGETLPKPTFDAWLKATGIKLMDGIGATEMLHIFISATEDEIRPGATGKPVPGYEAKIVDDAGNDVPPGTMGRLAVRGPTGCRYLADERQRKYVQNGWNITGDTYLMDSEGYFWYQSRSDDMIVSAGYNIAGTDVEAALLTHPAVAECGVVGAPDEARGMIVKAYVIAAPGVNTDPQLAAELQEHVKREIAPYKYPRAIEFVTQLPKTETGKLKRFALRQLAQAAVTSSGVAAE, from the coding sequence ATGGCCAACGCCGCCAAGGTTCAAGTGTCGGGCTCGTATGACGCTAACGCTGCGACGGCCCATGTCGATACATTCGCGCGGCAACACCTGCCGCCGCGAGAGCTCTGGCCCGAATTCATCTTCACGCGGCCGGAGCTGCACTATCCGCCGCGATTGAACTGCGTCAGTTATTTCCTCGATCGCTGGGTTGAGCTGGGGCACGGCGACGCGCCTTGCGTCATCAGTCCCGCCGTCAGCTACACCTATCGCGAGCTGCAAGACCTCGTGAACCGCATCGCCAATGTGCTGGTCGGTAAGCTTGGTCTCGTGACAGGCGGACGCGTGCTGCTGCGCTCTGCCAACAACCCCATGATGGTTGCGACGTATCTCGCGGTGATCAAGGCCGGCGGCATTGTCGTCGCGACGATGCCGCTGCTCCGCGCCAAGGAGCTATCCTATCCGATCCAGAAGGCGGAGATCACGCTCGCGCTCTGTGACGGAAAGCTCGCCGAAGAAATGGAGAAGACGAAAGCGGTCGCGACCAGTCTCAAGCGGGTCGTCTATTGGGGCAATGGCGCGGCGGACTCGCTTGAGGCGCTGATCGCCGACGCAAGTCCGGAGTTCAGGGCGGTCGATACCGCCTCCGACGACATCTGCCTGATCGCCTTCACGTCGGGCACGACTGGCGATCCCAAGGGCACCATGCATTTCCACCGGGATATGCTGGCGGTCTGCGATGGTTACGCGCGCAACATTCTGCGGGCCGAGCAGAAGGATCGCTTCGTCGGCTCGGCACCGCTTGCGTTCACGTTCGGCTTCGGCGGCGTGCTATTTCCGATGCATATCGGTGCCTCCTTCGTCGTGCTGGAGAAGACAACGCCAGACGACATCCTGACCGCGATCGAGCAATACAGGACCACGGTCTGCTTCACTGCGCCGACGGCGTATCGCGCCATGATCGGCAAGCTCCCAGGCCGCGACATCTCCTCACTACGGAAGTGCGTCTCCGCCGGTGAGACGCTGCCCAAGCCGACATTCGATGCCTGGCTCAAGGCCACCGGCATCAAGTTGATGGATGGCATCGGCGCGACCGAGATGCTGCACATCTTCATCAGCGCGACCGAAGACGAGATCCGCCCAGGTGCGACCGGCAAGCCCGTTCCAGGCTATGAGGCAAAGATCGTCGATGACGCCGGCAACGACGTGCCACCGGGCACGATGGGTCGGCTCGCCGTGCGTGGGCCGACCGGCTGCCGCTATCTCGCCGACGAGCGGCAGCGCAAATATGTCCAGAACGGCTGGAACATCACCGGCGACACGTATCTAATGGATAGCGAGGGTTACTTCTGGTACCAGTCGCGCTCCGACGACATGATCGTGTCCGCCGGCTACAACATCGCGGGCACGGATGTCGAGGCAGCGCTGCTCACGCATCCCGCTGTTGCCGAGTGCGGTGTCGTCGGTGCGCCGGACGAGGCGCGCGGAATGATCGTGAAGGCCTACGTCATTGCGGCGCCCGGCGTCAACACGGATCCGCAGCTTGCCGCGGAGCTGCAGGAGCATGTCAAACGCGAGATCGCGCCGTATAAGTATCCGCGCGCGATCGAGTTTGTGACGCAGTTGCCGAAGACCGAGACCGGCAAGTTGAAGCGCTTTGCCTTGCGGCAGCTGGCGCAGGCCGCAGTGACGTCCTCGGGTGTCGCGGCAGAATGA